The bacterium genome contains the following window.
CCGAATAGAGCCTTGAATCAATCGCACTGAAGTGGCCTTGTTGGGTGTCGGTGGAGAAGCCTCGTAACTCCTTCATCTCACACTCGCAGGGCCATTTCAATGTCCGGCCTTCACCTCAATACGACGGATTGGAGCTAGATCCGCAGCTGGTCTGGCGCGGAAAGGACGATCCGGACTGGTCGGACTTGGTCGTGCAAGGGCCCCCACTCTTCATCCAAGAGAAGGTCCACCCGAAAGTCCTGGTCGACGATCTCGTTCATAGGACCGAGGAAAACGAGGCGGAGATCGCCGCCAAAGAGCCGGAGTTCCAGCCCGATCTGTTCGCCGATTTCAATGGAATATCGGAGGAGGCCGCCAAGACAGAGTTCTACCAGCACGATGCCAATTGGACGAACCGAATGATACTGGGCGACGGCCTCCAAGTGATGGCTTCGCTGGCAGAGCGAGAGGGTTTGCGGGGAAAGGTGCAGTGCATCTATATCGACCCGCCTTACGGGATCAAGTTCAACTCGAATTTCCAATGGTCGACGACGAGCACAGAAGTCACGGACGGAAAACCCGATCACATCACGCGTGAGCCAGAGCAGGTGAAGGCCTTTCGCGACACGTGGCGCGATGGAATTCACTCCTATTTTTCCTACTTGCGCGACCGCATGACTGTCGCGAGGGATCTCCTTAGTCAATCCGGGTGCCTAGTTCTCCAGATTGGTGATGAGAACGTCCACCGGATCCGCTCGATTCTCGACGAGGTATTCGGTGACGAGAACTTTGTATGCCAAATAACTGTAAAGAAGACGCATCACCAGGAAGCCAATTTCGTCCCCTCGGTGGCTGACTACTTGGTCGTCTATGCGAAATCTAAGACTCAGCTGAAGTACCGGGCGATTCGGCCCGAGAAATCGTTGGCCGGAATCGATTTCTCAAAGTTCAACAAGACGCTGGACTCGGAGCTTCGCATTCATCCGATACCTCGGGAGTGGAAGGATGATCCGTCTCTGATCCCCGACGACAGGGTGCCCATCCGAACAGACATTACGCTGACGCAGGATGGAGACTCGGGTACTTCTCAAGTGCCATGGAACGTCTTCTCGTCGGAGTACTACCCCGGCTCAGGACGGCATTGGCGCACGCACGAGGACGGGAGACGTCGCCTCGCGCGGGCAGGCCGCGTGGCTAAAGGAAAGACGAGACCATTCTACATCGAACCGTGGAACGACAAGCCGGCAGCTCCGATCAACAACATCTGGACTACGAGCCTCGCTGGCGCACAGCACAAGGTCTACGTCGTTCAAACGAATACGCGAATCGTGCAAAACGTCCTGCTCTCATTCTCCGACCCCGGCGATTTGGTGCTCGACCCAACCTGTGGATCCGGTACGACTGCCTACGTCGCTGAGCAGTGGGGGCGCCGTTGGATCACGATCGATACCTCTCGTGTGGCGCTCGCTCTTGCAAGGGCTCGTTTGATGGGTGCTCGATATTCCTACTATCTGCTCGCAGATAGTCGTGACGGACAGGAGAAAGAGGCAGAGATCGCTCGCGCGTCGGTTTCTGAGGCGCCCACTCGTTGTGATATTCGTCGTGGGTTTGTCTGCGAGCGGCTGCCGAGTGTGCAGCTCAAGTCCATTGCTAGCAACGGTGAAATTGATGTCATCTGGGAGAAGCACCAGGAGACGTTGGAGCGTCTCCGGGACCAGTTGAACAAGGCAGTGAAGCAGAAGTGGGAGGAATGGGAGATCCCCCGCGAATCAGAAGGCAAGTGGTCCGGCGACGCCAAGCAACTTCATGCCGAGTGGTGGGGGGCGCGAGTAGCGCGCCAAGAGGAAATCGACGCTTCCATCGCCGCCAAGGCGGACTTCGAGCACCTCTACGACAAGCCCTACCAAGACAGGTCGAAGGTGCGCGTCGCCGGTCCCTTCACTGTGGAGAGCGTCTCTCCGCACCGGTCGCTCGATGTTGACGAGAATGACGAGTTGATTGAGCGAGTTCGTGGTTCGGACTCGGCGGATGGGCAGACTGCCGACTTCATCTCGATGATTTTGGAGAACCTCAAGATCGCCGGAGTCCAGCAAGCTCACAAGGAGGACAAGATCGAGTTCTCGAGCGTTATGCCGTGGCCGGGAGATTTGATTGGTGGGGAGGCCCGCTATCAAGAGGGCGTCGATGAGTCGGCGCCCGAGAGGCGCGCAGCGGTTTTCGTCGGTCCTGAGTTTGGCACGGTTGCAAGACCCGATCTTGTCGCAGCTGCTCGCGAGGCGGGGGATGCCGACTTCGACGTTCTTATTGCGTGCGCCTTCAGCTACGACGCTCACGCATCCGAGTTCGACAAGCTCGGTCGAATACCGATTCTGAAGGCGCATATGAACGCGGATCTGCATATGGCGGAAGATCTCAAGAGCACTGGCAAAGGGAACTTGTTCGTGATCTTCGGCGAGCCGGATATCGACATCCTCTCAGTAGATGATGTGCCTGATCGGATTCAGGTGAGGATCAATGGGGTAGACGTCTTCCATCCGAATACCGGAGAAGTGCGTAGCGATGGAGCAGAGGGCATAGCCTGCTGGTTCGTAGACACTGACTACAATGAAGAGAGCTTCTTCGTGCGCCATGCATACTTCCTCGGGGCGAGTGACCCCTACAAGGCGCTCAGGAATACGCTGAAGGCTGAAATCAACGAAGAAGCCTGGGAGTCGCTCCACAGTGATACATCCCGGACATTCCCCAAGCCGGAGTCTGGCCGGATCGCTGTCAAGGTGATCAACCACCTGGGGGACGAGGTGATGAAGGTCTTCAGGGTCGCCTAACGAATGGGAGTCCATCTGAACTAGCTGCTCATGTCCGCAGGTAGTTAGCCGTCGAGGTGCGCAGGCGTGGCGAAGTCTGGTAGTCAAAAGTTCTCAGCGATCGACTCGTCGCTTGGATATTTGTACCAAGTGCGCGCGGCTCTGCTTTGGGCTCTTCGCCGCCAGAAGAGCCAGCCAGACTTCCTTGTCTCAGTAGAAACCCTCGATGACGTGACTTTCGAGACAGCTGGTGGAGACGCGACTGATTTACTGCAGACGAAACACCACCTGTCGAAGGTGGCTGCCCTCACAGACGCGAGTGTAGACCTATGGAAGACATTGAGGATCTGGTTTGAGGGACATGCCTCCGGCGAGATTCCTGTCACTGCCAATCTGGTTCTCGTAACAACAGGATCTGCGCCCAGTGGTTCAGCGGCTTCGCGGCTTCGATGTTCCGGCCGCGATGCCCCCGCGGCTCAGAAGTCGCTGGACACGACAGCAGCGTCTTCCACTAACAAGGCGAATGCGAAGTGCTACAAGGCCTACCTCGCGGTTCACCCCACTCAACGAGCGTCGTTGCTTGATCGAGTTCTGGTGGTCGATGCTGCAGCAACAATCGACGAGTTGGGTGAGGAGCTGCGGCTAGAGGTCTACTGGGCTGCTGGTAAGGAACATCATGGAGCATTCCTTGATCGGCTCGAGGGGTGGTGGTTTCGTCGAGTGCTCGTTCAACTCGCGAGCCCGACAGGCGAACGAATCGGGGCTGTTGAGCTCGAGGCGCAGATGGCTGACCTCCGCGAGCAGTTCAAGAAGACAGGGTTGCCAATCGACGACGACCTGTTGGAGTTCACTCTTGATGAAGTGACACACGCTGCGTATCAGGAGAATGTCTTTGTCCGGCAACTTGAGCTGATCAAGGCGGGAAAAGGGCGTGTGGCCGCCGCGATTAGAGACTACTACCGGGCATATGAGCAGCGTTCTAGATGGCTTCGCGACGATTTGGTCGTTGGCATTGACCTCCACAAGTACGAACTGCGCCTGGTCGAGGAATGGGAGCTTGTGTTCGATGCTATGAGGGACGAGTTGGGAGAGGGCGCTACAAGAGCGGCGAAGCAGACAGCAGCTCGAGCGGTTCTTCAGTGGGCAGAACAGGCAACGCTGCCGATTCGGGCAGACGTAACGGAGCCATTCGTTTCCCGCGGATCGCTCCATATGCTCTCCGACGACGTGCGAATTGGCTGGCATCCTGAGTTCCGTGAACTGCTCGCGTCGGTGCTCGGTCAGCAGCAAGGGGCCGCCTCGTGACCTCCTGGGCCGCGCGGTCGATGGAGGAGAAAGCGCTGCTGAATCCGGCGTTCTGCGCGAATCTGCTTTGGCATGCGTCGCGTGGCCACGAAGAGGAGGATGAGGGCCGGGGGATGCCAGTTGAGGAGGCGTTCTTGGTTCTTCCTCTGGTTCTTCACCGAGAGACGCGTTCGAGCTTGCCTGCGTCGATTCGCACGAGCCTCGCTGTGTGGTTGGCACAGAATCCGCTCGCGCGGGGCAGGGTTTCGAGCCGGGCCCGACTGTTGGTCCCCTTCACTCGTGAGGCCATCTTAGTTGGAGGCTCACACCGACTTGTCGCCCTGTCGGAGGGGCGGCTGACATCCATATCCACATTGAGCCGTGTCGTCTCTCGTTCGCTCAGGGACGCGAGTGACGAAGTACGCCTGTGCTCGAAGCGGGCTCGGTTCGTAGGGAGGTGGTTCGCTCGTGCGGGCAACTCGCGGACCGTGTTGGCGCTCGTCGGGGTCCGGCCGTGACAATGCAGATCCTAGACATAGCGGTCTTCAGTCACGACGGCCGAAGCCGGGTGGTTTCGTTGCGGCCGGGCGAGTTGAACGTGATTACGGGAGCGTCGAAGACTGGGAAATCGGCACTTGTCGATATCGTCGACTACTGCTTTGGTGCGAGCGAATGCAGAGTTCCAGAAGGGCCGATCTTGCGGTCGGTTTCATGGTTTGGCCTTCGGCTCCAGCTCAAAGACGGTCAGTCCTTTATCGCGCGTCGATGTCCCGGCGCGCGGGCAGCCGCGAGCGAAGACTGCTTTGTGGATATCGGCGACGAAGTGCG
Protein-coding sequences here:
- a CDS encoding site-specific DNA-methyltransferase translates to MALKWPCWVSVEKPRNSFISHSQGHFNVRPSPQYDGLELDPQLVWRGKDDPDWSDLVVQGPPLFIQEKVHPKVLVDDLVHRTEENEAEIAAKEPEFQPDLFADFNGISEEAAKTEFYQHDANWTNRMILGDGLQVMASLAEREGLRGKVQCIYIDPPYGIKFNSNFQWSTTSTEVTDGKPDHITREPEQVKAFRDTWRDGIHSYFSYLRDRMTVARDLLSQSGCLVLQIGDENVHRIRSILDEVFGDENFVCQITVKKTHHQEANFVPSVADYLVVYAKSKTQLKYRAIRPEKSLAGIDFSKFNKTLDSELRIHPIPREWKDDPSLIPDDRVPIRTDITLTQDGDSGTSQVPWNVFSSEYYPGSGRHWRTHEDGRRRLARAGRVAKGKTRPFYIEPWNDKPAAPINNIWTTSLAGAQHKVYVVQTNTRIVQNVLLSFSDPGDLVLDPTCGSGTTAYVAEQWGRRWITIDTSRVALALARARLMGARYSYYLLADSRDGQEKEAEIARASVSEAPTRCDIRRGFVCERLPSVQLKSIASNGEIDVIWEKHQETLERLRDQLNKAVKQKWEEWEIPRESEGKWSGDAKQLHAEWWGARVARQEEIDASIAAKADFEHLYDKPYQDRSKVRVAGPFTVESVSPHRSLDVDENDELIERVRGSDSADGQTADFISMILENLKIAGVQQAHKEDKIEFSSVMPWPGDLIGGEARYQEGVDESAPERRAAVFVGPEFGTVARPDLVAAAREAGDADFDVLIACAFSYDAHASEFDKLGRIPILKAHMNADLHMAEDLKSTGKGNLFVIFGEPDIDILSVDDVPDRIQVRINGVDVFHPNTGEVRSDGAEGIACWFVDTDYNEESFFVRHAYFLGASDPYKALRNTLKAEINEEAWESLHSDTSRTFPKPESGRIAVKVINHLGDEVMKVFRVA